The Cyclobacteriaceae bacterium genome includes a region encoding these proteins:
- a CDS encoding aminotransferase class III-fold pyridoxal phosphate-dependent enzyme, giving the protein MTLFDVYPLFPITPTKAQGSYLWDEKGKKYLDLYGGHAVISIGHSHPHYIKSLTDQINKISFYSNSVQNPIQEKLAEKLGQISGYPDYQLFLCNSGAEANENALKLASFVTGRKKVIAFKKAFHGRTSGAVAATDNPKIVAPFNAGHDITFVPMNDESALNAVMDNSIAAIIIEGIQGVGGIQVPEESFLKFLEKQCKAHGAILILDEIQSGYGRTGKFFAHQHAGIRPDIITTAKGMGNGFPIGGVFINPGIKPWSGMLGTTFGGNYLASVAGLAVIEVMENEKLIENAATLGNYWLSELRKFPTIKEVRGQGLMIGFDLPDDKKDVRTNLLFKHAIFTGEAKPNTIRLLPSLGLTKEEADIFLKALKEELA; this is encoded by the coding sequence ATGACCCTCTTCGACGTCTATCCTCTCTTTCCCATAACACCCACCAAAGCTCAGGGATCATATCTCTGGGATGAGAAGGGAAAAAAGTATCTTGATTTATACGGAGGTCATGCTGTTATTTCTATCGGACATTCTCATCCTCATTACATTAAGTCATTAACGGATCAGATCAATAAGATATCGTTCTATTCCAACAGCGTACAAAACCCCATTCAGGAAAAGCTCGCTGAAAAATTAGGACAGATATCAGGATACCCTGATTACCAGCTTTTTCTCTGCAATTCCGGAGCGGAAGCAAATGAAAATGCATTGAAACTTGCATCATTTGTTACGGGCAGAAAAAAAGTCATCGCATTTAAGAAAGCATTTCACGGTCGTACCTCAGGCGCAGTAGCAGCAACTGATAATCCAAAAATTGTTGCTCCATTCAATGCTGGTCATGACATCACATTTGTTCCAATGAATGATGAGTCTGCATTGAATGCTGTGATGGATAATTCCATTGCCGCAATCATCATTGAAGGAATTCAGGGTGTGGGTGGAATTCAGGTTCCCGAAGAATCATTTTTAAAATTCCTTGAGAAGCAATGCAAAGCGCATGGGGCCATTCTGATCCTCGATGAAATTCAAAGCGGATACGGTCGCACCGGAAAGTTCTTTGCACATCAGCATGCAGGAATACGTCCTGATATTATTACTACGGCAAAGGGAATGGGCAACGGTTTCCCCATCGGAGGTGTATTCATCAATCCAGGCATAAAACCCTGGAGTGGCATGCTGGGAACAACCTTTGGCGGCAATTATCTCGCAAGCGTCGCAGGCCTGGCGGTAATCGAAGTAATGGAAAATGAAAAGCTAATCGAAAACGCAGCCACACTAGGCAACTACTGGCTTTCTGAACTTCGTAAATTCCCGACAATAAAAGAAGTTCGAGGACAGGGATTGATGATCGGATTTGATCTTCCTGATGATAAAAAAGATGTAAGAACCAATCTGTTATTCAAGCATGCTATTTTTACAGGCGAAGCAAAACCTAATACCATTCGTCTTCTGCCGTCATTGGGATTGACGAAAGAAGAAGCCGATATTTTCCTTAAAGCATTGAAAGAAGAACTCGCATGA
- a CDS encoding acetylornithine carbamoyltransferase: MTNFISVNDVSDINALAQKALAYKADPRKDQHLGSNKRIGLLFLNPSMRTRLSTQVAAANLGMEAIVFNVGQEGWSLEFEDEAIMSGTTVEHVKDAAPVLGNYFDILGIRTFPSLKNKEDDYNELYIKQFIKYSGIPVVSLESATVHPLQSLTDIITIKECYKEKRKPKIVLTWAPHVKALPQCVANSFSQWVNAWGEADFVITHPEDYDLDKKFTAGATIQHNQDEALRNADFVYVKNWSTYADYGKIYCNDPEWMLTNEKLKLTNSAKVMHCLPVRRNVELSDEILDGPNSIVTQQASNRVWAAQAVLAELLKK; this comes from the coding sequence ATGACAAATTTTATTTCGGTTAACGACGTATCAGACATTAACGCTCTTGCTCAAAAAGCCCTTGCCTACAAAGCAGATCCGCGAAAGGATCAACATCTTGGAAGCAACAAACGAATTGGATTATTGTTCCTCAATCCAAGCATGCGGACACGTCTGAGCACTCAGGTGGCTGCTGCCAATCTCGGAATGGAAGCCATCGTATTTAATGTTGGTCAGGAAGGATGGTCACTGGAGTTTGAAGACGAAGCGATCATGAGCGGTACCACCGTTGAACACGTGAAAGACGCCGCACCAGTTCTCGGCAATTACTTCGACATTCTTGGTATTCGCACTTTTCCATCACTGAAGAACAAGGAAGATGATTACAATGAACTTTATATAAAACAATTTATTAAGTACTCTGGTATTCCGGTAGTAAGTCTTGAAAGTGCAACAGTGCACCCACTTCAAAGTCTTACGGACATCATTACCATTAAAGAGTGCTATAAAGAAAAAAGAAAGCCAAAGATCGTTCTCACCTGGGCACCTCACGTAAAGGCATTACCTCAATGCGTTGCCAACAGCTTTTCACAATGGGTGAACGCCTGGGGCGAAGCAGATTTTGTCATCACTCATCCGGAAGATTATGACCTGGATAAAAAATTCACTGCTGGAGCTACCATTCAACATAACCAGGATGAAGCGTTAAGGAATGCCGATTTTGTTTATGTGAAAAACTGGAGCACCTATGCCGATTACGGAAAGATCTATTGCAACGATCCGGAATGGATGCTTACCAATGAGAAACTGAAACTTACCAACAGCGCAAAAGTGATGCATTGTCTTCCGGTGAGAAGAAATGTTGAATTAAGTGATGAGATACTCGATGGGCCCAACAGTATTGTGACACAACAGGCGTCCAACCGGGTGTGGGCCGCTCAGGCAGTGTTGGCAGAGCTGTTGAAAAAATAG
- the argB gene encoding acetylglutamate kinase has translation MNKLYIIKIGGNVLDNEKSLSKFLSDFASIQAPKILIHGGGTIATKIGDQLGIKSNYINGRRITDAPTLDLVTMVYGGLINKQMVAQLQKLGCNAMGVTGADGNMIKAVKRPVKETDYGFVGDITPDSVNSTLLYFLLKQNVIPIFAPLTHAEGVILNTNADTIASVLAVSLSKHFDVRLIFCFEKKGVLKNIKDENSVIRLLNTDTYKQLLAEGAFADGILPKLENSFSAIQSGVKEVLIGQAEDLLKNTKEETEGTLIKH, from the coding sequence ATGAATAAACTATACATCATCAAGATCGGAGGAAATGTACTCGACAATGAGAAATCATTGTCAAAGTTCCTGAGCGACTTTGCTTCCATCCAGGCTCCGAAAATTCTTATTCATGGTGGCGGGACGATAGCAACAAAAATCGGCGATCAGCTTGGGATAAAATCCAACTACATCAATGGAAGGAGAATCACCGATGCTCCTACCCTCGATCTTGTAACCATGGTGTATGGCGGATTGATCAACAAGCAAATGGTAGCTCAGCTGCAGAAGCTTGGATGCAATGCTATGGGTGTTACCGGTGCTGATGGCAACATGATCAAAGCCGTCAAACGACCTGTAAAAGAAACTGACTATGGTTTTGTCGGAGACATCACTCCCGACAGTGTTAATTCAACATTGCTCTATTTTCTGTTAAAACAAAATGTAATCCCGATCTTTGCTCCATTAACACACGCTGAAGGAGTGATCCTGAATACCAACGCAGATACCATCGCTTCCGTCCTTGCGGTTTCACTCAGCAAACATTTTGATGTCCGCTTGATATTCTGCTTCGAGAAGAAAGGTGTTCTGAAAAATATCAAAGATGAGAATTCCGTCATTCGTCTATTGAATACAGATACGTATAAACAATTACTGGCAGAAGGAGCTTTCGCCGATGGAATTCTTCCCAAGCTTGAAAATTCATTCTCCGCTATTCAATCAGGAGTAAAAGAAGTTCTGATAGGACAGGCAGAAGATCTATTGAAGAATACCAAGGAAGAAACTGAAGGAACACTGATCAAGCACTAG